A single genomic interval of Paralichthys olivaceus isolate ysfri-2021 chromosome 7, ASM2471397v2, whole genome shotgun sequence harbors:
- the LOC109647448 gene encoding protein phosphatase 1 regulatory subunit 12A isoform X3, whose translation MAATDHSRSEAAKQRRQDQLQRWLGSDTDRTGPEARETSSGSGTRRTKVRFAQGAVFMAACSAGDREEVAALLRQGADINHANIDGLTALHQACIDENAEMVQFLVESGSEVNRGDNEGWTPLHAAASCGFIQITKYLIEHGAHVGAVNSEGELPLDVATEDAMERLLKAEIKKQEIDVDKARKEEERIMLQDAMAVLAGGGTLTPHPNTKATALHVAAAKGYIEVLKVLLQCGVDVDSRDIDSWTPLHAATHWGQEEVCTLLADNMCDMGAVNNVGQTPLDVADEKLVDTLEELQKKQNALRSEKEKQTPVIETNSQISMVPVRARRTSISRMSSKDKICLHEREKHPPPALQSSPAEDEEEESQVGQVQPQSQAKASSSSSSEEESESESDAESEKAKNREIINNLNNKRNTTSLLPTSMSAGTATGQVKKQEPSKPTTTEAPVSWRTSLRKAGSSVTLGTAGLSDSGPDPSRPPVSGLGMTRSASSPRLSSEADTKEPKLARVPPIPTRRLFSIPDNSPDNSNSWLSRSSSYTRRLHSQTGHDLTSSTPYLLHSSSYGKRLDDPTLTSASIGTSSSGLSRLNSVLAQRFPQEQTEKKDQSAVTTSNFSQSMTTGEQETKQRRKSYLTPVRDEEAEAQRKARSRHARQSRRSTQGVTLTDLQEAEKTMKTSQTNKTDNKGREKKEEEEKEKEAKAKKGEEGEVSWRSRIASLQKSDLLGLTQPAGTPRPQASDRRDVEANTGESETMRWARERRERRQARARRKAQRTGESDDNDPSGEEEFSGSGLDPQTDQHLSSRSVASSNDRTLGGESETKDFKKLFEEVSRENSQLQSQLQDTQRIISQTRLDLEKATQRQERFTDCSALLDLERKDRRMLERRMAELEEELKVLVDLRADNQRLKDENGALIRVISKLSK comes from the exons ATGGCGGCCACTGACCATTCCCGGTCCGAAGCTGCCAAACAGCGTCGGCAGGATCAGCTGCAGCGATGGCTGGGCTCGGACACGGATCGGACGGGCCCCGAGGCCCGGGAGACCTCGAGCGGCTCCGGGACGCGGCGCACGAAAGTCCGGTTCGCGCAGGGAGCCGTGTTTATGGCCGCCTGCTCCGCCGGAGACCGGGAGGAGGTGGCGGCGCTGCTCCGGCAGGGAGCCGACATCAACCACGCCAACATCGACGGGCTGACAGCTCTGCATCAG GCCTGCATTGATgaaaatgctgagatggtgcaGTTTCTGGTGGAGAGCGGGAGTGAAGTCAACAGAGGGGACAACGAGGGCTGGACTCCTCTGCACGCTGCAGCGTCCTGCGGCTTCATTCAGATCACCAA gTACCTGATAGAGCATGGCGCTCACGTCGGGGCGGTGAACAGTGAAGGAGAGCTTCCTCTGGACGTGGCCACAGAAGACGCCATGGAGAGACTTCTTAAAGCTGAAATCAAAAAACAAG AGATAGACGTGGACAAGGCccggaaagaagaggagaggatcaTGCTCCAGGACGCCATGGCAGTGCTGGCAGGAGGAGGTACTCTCACACCTCATCCTAACACCAAGGCGACCGCTCTGCACGTCGCTGCCGCCAAGGGCTACATCGAAGTCCTGAA GGTGCTGTTGCAGTGCGGGGTGGACGTGGACAGCAGGGACATTGACAGCTGGACACCCCTGCATGCAGCCACTCACTGGGGGCAGGAGGAGGTGTGCACCCTGCTCGCTGACAACATGTGTGATATGGGTGCCGTCAACAACGTg GGCCAAACACCTCTAGATGTTGCGGATGAGAAGCTCGTGGACACTCTGGAGGAGCTACAGAAGAAACAGAACGCC TTACgcagtgagaaagagaaacagactcCTGTTATTGAGACCAACTCACAAATCTCCATGGTACCAGTTCGTGCACGCAG GACTTCTATCTCTCGTATGAGCAGCAAGGACAAGATCTGCCTCCATGAGCGGGAGAAGCACCCACCCCCTGCCCTGCAGAGCAGCCcggctgaggatgaggaggaggaaagccAGGTGGGACAGGTTCAGCCTCAGAGCCAGGCCAaagcctccagcagctccagctccgaGGAGGAGAGCGAATCCGAGAGTGATGCTGAGTCGG aaaaagcaaaaaacagAGAGATCATAAACAACTTGAACAACAAACGCAACACCACCAGCCTGCTCCCTACCTCCATGTCAGCGGGCACTGCTACAGGCCAAGTGAAAAAG CAGGAACCAAGCAAACCCACAACCACTGAGGCCCCGGTCTCCTGGAGAACGTCTCTGAGGAAGGCTGGCAGCTCGGTGACTCTAGGCACGGCCGGACTGTCTGACTCCGGCCCGGACCCCAGCAGACCTCCAGTGTCAGGCCTGGGCATGACCCGCTCTGCATCCAGCCCTCGCCTCAGCTCAGAGGCTGACACCAAG GAGCCAAAGCTCGCCAGGGTCCCGCCTATTCCTACGCGGAGACTCTTCAGCATTCCCGACAACAGCCCTGACAACTCCAACAG ttggCTAAGCCGTAGCTCCTCTTACACCCGACGCCTTCATAGTCAAACAGGACATGATCTCACTAGTTCCACCCCCTATTTGCTTCACAG CTCATCTTATggaaagagactggatgacccCACCTTGACCTCAGCGAGCATAGGAACAAGCTCCTCTGGACTCAGCCGTCTTAATAGTGTCTTGGCACAGAG ATTTCCTcaggaacagacagagaagaaggaTCAGTCTGCCGTCACCACCTCCAACTTCTCTCAGAGCATGACCACGGGCGAGCAGGAAACCAAGCAGAGGCGCAA ATCTTATCTGACACCTGTGCGGGATGAAGAAGCAGAGGCACAGAGGAAGGCTCGCTCCAGACACGCCCGCCAGTCCCGCCGTTCAACTCAG GGGGTGACGCTAACAGATCTGCAGGAAGCGGAGAAGACGATGAAAACCAGCCAAACCAACAAGACGGACaacaaagggagagaaaagaaggaggaggaagagaaagagaaggaagcaAAAGCAaagaagggagaggaaggg GAAGTGAGCTGGAGGTCTCGTATTGCCAGCCTGCAGAAGTCAGACCTGCTGGGCCTCACGCAACCCGCTGGCACTCCGCGGCCTCAGGCTTCTGACAGGAGAG ATGTGGAGGCCAACACAGGGGAGAGTGAGACTATGCGATGGGCCAGGGAGCGCAGGGAGAGGAGACAAGCTCGGGCCAGAAGGAAGGCCCAGAGGACCGGGGAG AGTGATGACAATGATCCAAGTGGAGAGGAAGAGTTCTCAGGCAGTGGGCTGGAtccacag ACAGACCAACACTTGAGTTCCAG GTCGGTTGCATCCAGTAATGACCGCACCCTGGGAGGAGAATCTGAGACTAAGGATTTCAAAAAG TTGTTCGAGGAGGTCTCCAGAGAAAACAGCCAGCTCCAATCTCAGCTGCAGGACACTCAGAGGATTATCAGTCAGACTAGGTTGGACCTGGAAAAGGCCACACAG AGACAGGAGCGCTTCACCGACTGCTCTGCCCTGCTGGATCTGGAGAGAAAG GACCGGAGGATGTTGGAGCGGCGAAtggcagagctggaggaggagttAAAG GTTCTGGTGGACCTGAGAGCAGATAACCAGCGTCTTAAAGATGAAAATGGAGCACTGATCCGTGTCATCAGCAAACTCTCCAAATAG
- the LOC109647448 gene encoding protein phosphatase 1 regulatory subunit 12A isoform X5, giving the protein MAATDHSRSEAAKQRRQDQLQRWLGSDTDRTGPEARETSSGSGTRRTKVRFAQGAVFMAACSAGDREEVAALLRQGADINHANIDGLTALHQACIDENAEMVQFLVESGSEVNRGDNEGWTPLHAAASCGFIQITKYLIEHGAHVGAVNSEGELPLDVATEDAMERLLKAEIKKQEIDVDKARKEEERIMLQDAMAVLAGGGTLTPHPNTKATALHVAAAKGYIEVLKVLLQCGVDVDSRDIDSWTPLHAATHWGQEEVCTLLADNMCDMGAVNNVGQTPLDVADEKLVDTLEELQKKQNALRSEKEKQTPVIETNSQISMVPVRARSKDKICLHEREKHPPPALQSSPAEDEEEESQVGQVQPQSQAKASSSSSSEEESESESDAESDLFLAEKAKNREIINNLNNKRNTTSLLPTSMSAGTATGQVKKQEPSKPTTTEAPVSWRTSLRKAGSSVTLGTAGLSDSGPDPSRPPVSGLGMTRSASSPRLSSEADTKEPKLARVPPIPTRRLFSIPDNSPDNSNSWLSRSSSYTRRLHSQTGHDLTSSTPYLLHSSSYGKRLDDPTLTSASIGTSSSGLSRLNSVLAQRFPQEQTEKKDQSAVTTSNFSQSMTTGEQETKQRRKSYLTPVRDEEAEAQRKARSRHARQSRRSTQGVTLTDLQEAEKTMKTSQTNKTDNKGREKKEEEEKEKEAKAKKGEEGEVSWRSRIASLQKSDLLGLTQPAGTPRPQASDRRDVEANTGESETMRWARERRERRQARARRKAQRTGESDDNDPSGEEEFSGSGLDPQTDQHLSSRSVASSNDRTLGGESETKDFKKLFEEVSRENSQLQSQLQDTQRIISQTRLDLEKATQRQERFTDCSALLDLERKDRRMLERRMAELEEELKVLVDLRADNQRLKDENGALIRVISKLSK; this is encoded by the exons ATGGCGGCCACTGACCATTCCCGGTCCGAAGCTGCCAAACAGCGTCGGCAGGATCAGCTGCAGCGATGGCTGGGCTCGGACACGGATCGGACGGGCCCCGAGGCCCGGGAGACCTCGAGCGGCTCCGGGACGCGGCGCACGAAAGTCCGGTTCGCGCAGGGAGCCGTGTTTATGGCCGCCTGCTCCGCCGGAGACCGGGAGGAGGTGGCGGCGCTGCTCCGGCAGGGAGCCGACATCAACCACGCCAACATCGACGGGCTGACAGCTCTGCATCAG GCCTGCATTGATgaaaatgctgagatggtgcaGTTTCTGGTGGAGAGCGGGAGTGAAGTCAACAGAGGGGACAACGAGGGCTGGACTCCTCTGCACGCTGCAGCGTCCTGCGGCTTCATTCAGATCACCAA gTACCTGATAGAGCATGGCGCTCACGTCGGGGCGGTGAACAGTGAAGGAGAGCTTCCTCTGGACGTGGCCACAGAAGACGCCATGGAGAGACTTCTTAAAGCTGAAATCAAAAAACAAG AGATAGACGTGGACAAGGCccggaaagaagaggagaggatcaTGCTCCAGGACGCCATGGCAGTGCTGGCAGGAGGAGGTACTCTCACACCTCATCCTAACACCAAGGCGACCGCTCTGCACGTCGCTGCCGCCAAGGGCTACATCGAAGTCCTGAA GGTGCTGTTGCAGTGCGGGGTGGACGTGGACAGCAGGGACATTGACAGCTGGACACCCCTGCATGCAGCCACTCACTGGGGGCAGGAGGAGGTGTGCACCCTGCTCGCTGACAACATGTGTGATATGGGTGCCGTCAACAACGTg GGCCAAACACCTCTAGATGTTGCGGATGAGAAGCTCGTGGACACTCTGGAGGAGCTACAGAAGAAACAGAACGCC TTACgcagtgagaaagagaaacagactcCTGTTATTGAGACCAACTCACAAATCTCCATGGTACCAGTTCGTGCACGCAG CAAGGACAAGATCTGCCTCCATGAGCGGGAGAAGCACCCACCCCCTGCCCTGCAGAGCAGCCcggctgaggatgaggaggaggaaagccAGGTGGGACAGGTTCAGCCTCAGAGCCAGGCCAaagcctccagcagctccagctccgaGGAGGAGAGCGAATCCGAGAGTGATGCTGAGTCGG ATTTGTTTCTTgcagaaaaagcaaaaaacagAGAGATCATAAACAACTTGAACAACAAACGCAACACCACCAGCCTGCTCCCTACCTCCATGTCAGCGGGCACTGCTACAGGCCAAGTGAAAAAG CAGGAACCAAGCAAACCCACAACCACTGAGGCCCCGGTCTCCTGGAGAACGTCTCTGAGGAAGGCTGGCAGCTCGGTGACTCTAGGCACGGCCGGACTGTCTGACTCCGGCCCGGACCCCAGCAGACCTCCAGTGTCAGGCCTGGGCATGACCCGCTCTGCATCCAGCCCTCGCCTCAGCTCAGAGGCTGACACCAAG GAGCCAAAGCTCGCCAGGGTCCCGCCTATTCCTACGCGGAGACTCTTCAGCATTCCCGACAACAGCCCTGACAACTCCAACAG ttggCTAAGCCGTAGCTCCTCTTACACCCGACGCCTTCATAGTCAAACAGGACATGATCTCACTAGTTCCACCCCCTATTTGCTTCACAG CTCATCTTATggaaagagactggatgacccCACCTTGACCTCAGCGAGCATAGGAACAAGCTCCTCTGGACTCAGCCGTCTTAATAGTGTCTTGGCACAGAG ATTTCCTcaggaacagacagagaagaaggaTCAGTCTGCCGTCACCACCTCCAACTTCTCTCAGAGCATGACCACGGGCGAGCAGGAAACCAAGCAGAGGCGCAA ATCTTATCTGACACCTGTGCGGGATGAAGAAGCAGAGGCACAGAGGAAGGCTCGCTCCAGACACGCCCGCCAGTCCCGCCGTTCAACTCAG GGGGTGACGCTAACAGATCTGCAGGAAGCGGAGAAGACGATGAAAACCAGCCAAACCAACAAGACGGACaacaaagggagagaaaagaaggaggaggaagagaaagagaaggaagcaAAAGCAaagaagggagaggaaggg GAAGTGAGCTGGAGGTCTCGTATTGCCAGCCTGCAGAAGTCAGACCTGCTGGGCCTCACGCAACCCGCTGGCACTCCGCGGCCTCAGGCTTCTGACAGGAGAG ATGTGGAGGCCAACACAGGGGAGAGTGAGACTATGCGATGGGCCAGGGAGCGCAGGGAGAGGAGACAAGCTCGGGCCAGAAGGAAGGCCCAGAGGACCGGGGAG AGTGATGACAATGATCCAAGTGGAGAGGAAGAGTTCTCAGGCAGTGGGCTGGAtccacag ACAGACCAACACTTGAGTTCCAG GTCGGTTGCATCCAGTAATGACCGCACCCTGGGAGGAGAATCTGAGACTAAGGATTTCAAAAAG TTGTTCGAGGAGGTCTCCAGAGAAAACAGCCAGCTCCAATCTCAGCTGCAGGACACTCAGAGGATTATCAGTCAGACTAGGTTGGACCTGGAAAAGGCCACACAG AGACAGGAGCGCTTCACCGACTGCTCTGCCCTGCTGGATCTGGAGAGAAAG GACCGGAGGATGTTGGAGCGGCGAAtggcagagctggaggaggagttAAAG GTTCTGGTGGACCTGAGAGCAGATAACCAGCGTCTTAAAGATGAAAATGGAGCACTGATCCGTGTCATCAGCAAACTCTCCAAATAG
- the LOC109647448 gene encoding protein phosphatase 1 regulatory subunit 12A isoform X14 — protein sequence MAATDHSRSEAAKQRRQDQLQRWLGSDTDRTGPEARETSSGSGTRRTKVRFAQGAVFMAACSAGDREEVAALLRQGADINHANIDGLTALHQACIDENAEMVQFLVESGSEVNRGDNEGWTPLHAAASCGFIQITKYLIEHGAHVGAVNSEGELPLDVATEDAMERLLKAEIKKQEIDVDKARKEEERIMLQDAMAVLAGGGTLTPHPNTKATALHVAAAKGYIEVLKVLLQCGVDVDSRDIDSWTPLHAATHWGQEEVCTLLADNMCDMGAVNNVGQTPLDVADEKLVDTLEELQKKQNALRSEKEKQTPVIETNSQISMVPVRARSKDKICLHEREKHPPPALQSSPAEDEEEESQVGQVQPQSQAKASSSSSSEEESESESDAESEKAKNREIINNLNNKRNTTSLLPTSMSAGTATGQVKKQEPSKPTTTEAPVSWRTSLRKAGSSVTLGTAGLSDSGPDPSRPPVSGLGMTRSASSPRLSSEADTKEPKLARVPPIPTRRLFSIPDNSPDNSNSSSYGKRLDDPTLTSASIGTSSSGLSRLNSVLAQRFPQEQTEKKDQSAVTTSNFSQSMTTGEQETKQRRKSYLTPVRDEEAEAQRKARSRHARQSRRSTQGVTLTDLQEAEKTMKTSQTNKTDNKGREKKEEEEKEKEAKAKKGEEGEVSWRSRIASLQKSDLLGLTQPAGTPRPQASDRRDVEANTGESETMRWARERRERRQARARRKAQRTGESDDNDPSGEEEFSGSGLDPQTDQHLSSRSVASSNDRTLGGESETKDFKKLFEEVSRENSQLQSQLQDTQRIISQTRLDLEKATQRQERFTDCSALLDLERKVLVDLRADNQRLKDENGALIRVISKLSK from the exons ATGGCGGCCACTGACCATTCCCGGTCCGAAGCTGCCAAACAGCGTCGGCAGGATCAGCTGCAGCGATGGCTGGGCTCGGACACGGATCGGACGGGCCCCGAGGCCCGGGAGACCTCGAGCGGCTCCGGGACGCGGCGCACGAAAGTCCGGTTCGCGCAGGGAGCCGTGTTTATGGCCGCCTGCTCCGCCGGAGACCGGGAGGAGGTGGCGGCGCTGCTCCGGCAGGGAGCCGACATCAACCACGCCAACATCGACGGGCTGACAGCTCTGCATCAG GCCTGCATTGATgaaaatgctgagatggtgcaGTTTCTGGTGGAGAGCGGGAGTGAAGTCAACAGAGGGGACAACGAGGGCTGGACTCCTCTGCACGCTGCAGCGTCCTGCGGCTTCATTCAGATCACCAA gTACCTGATAGAGCATGGCGCTCACGTCGGGGCGGTGAACAGTGAAGGAGAGCTTCCTCTGGACGTGGCCACAGAAGACGCCATGGAGAGACTTCTTAAAGCTGAAATCAAAAAACAAG AGATAGACGTGGACAAGGCccggaaagaagaggagaggatcaTGCTCCAGGACGCCATGGCAGTGCTGGCAGGAGGAGGTACTCTCACACCTCATCCTAACACCAAGGCGACCGCTCTGCACGTCGCTGCCGCCAAGGGCTACATCGAAGTCCTGAA GGTGCTGTTGCAGTGCGGGGTGGACGTGGACAGCAGGGACATTGACAGCTGGACACCCCTGCATGCAGCCACTCACTGGGGGCAGGAGGAGGTGTGCACCCTGCTCGCTGACAACATGTGTGATATGGGTGCCGTCAACAACGTg GGCCAAACACCTCTAGATGTTGCGGATGAGAAGCTCGTGGACACTCTGGAGGAGCTACAGAAGAAACAGAACGCC TTACgcagtgagaaagagaaacagactcCTGTTATTGAGACCAACTCACAAATCTCCATGGTACCAGTTCGTGCACGCAG CAAGGACAAGATCTGCCTCCATGAGCGGGAGAAGCACCCACCCCCTGCCCTGCAGAGCAGCCcggctgaggatgaggaggaggaaagccAGGTGGGACAGGTTCAGCCTCAGAGCCAGGCCAaagcctccagcagctccagctccgaGGAGGAGAGCGAATCCGAGAGTGATGCTGAGTCGG aaaaagcaaaaaacagAGAGATCATAAACAACTTGAACAACAAACGCAACACCACCAGCCTGCTCCCTACCTCCATGTCAGCGGGCACTGCTACAGGCCAAGTGAAAAAG CAGGAACCAAGCAAACCCACAACCACTGAGGCCCCGGTCTCCTGGAGAACGTCTCTGAGGAAGGCTGGCAGCTCGGTGACTCTAGGCACGGCCGGACTGTCTGACTCCGGCCCGGACCCCAGCAGACCTCCAGTGTCAGGCCTGGGCATGACCCGCTCTGCATCCAGCCCTCGCCTCAGCTCAGAGGCTGACACCAAG GAGCCAAAGCTCGCCAGGGTCCCGCCTATTCCTACGCGGAGACTCTTCAGCATTCCCGACAACAGCCCTGACAACTCCAACAG CTCATCTTATggaaagagactggatgacccCACCTTGACCTCAGCGAGCATAGGAACAAGCTCCTCTGGACTCAGCCGTCTTAATAGTGTCTTGGCACAGAG ATTTCCTcaggaacagacagagaagaaggaTCAGTCTGCCGTCACCACCTCCAACTTCTCTCAGAGCATGACCACGGGCGAGCAGGAAACCAAGCAGAGGCGCAA ATCTTATCTGACACCTGTGCGGGATGAAGAAGCAGAGGCACAGAGGAAGGCTCGCTCCAGACACGCCCGCCAGTCCCGCCGTTCAACTCAG GGGGTGACGCTAACAGATCTGCAGGAAGCGGAGAAGACGATGAAAACCAGCCAAACCAACAAGACGGACaacaaagggagagaaaagaaggaggaggaagagaaagagaaggaagcaAAAGCAaagaagggagaggaaggg GAAGTGAGCTGGAGGTCTCGTATTGCCAGCCTGCAGAAGTCAGACCTGCTGGGCCTCACGCAACCCGCTGGCACTCCGCGGCCTCAGGCTTCTGACAGGAGAG ATGTGGAGGCCAACACAGGGGAGAGTGAGACTATGCGATGGGCCAGGGAGCGCAGGGAGAGGAGACAAGCTCGGGCCAGAAGGAAGGCCCAGAGGACCGGGGAG AGTGATGACAATGATCCAAGTGGAGAGGAAGAGTTCTCAGGCAGTGGGCTGGAtccacag ACAGACCAACACTTGAGTTCCAG GTCGGTTGCATCCAGTAATGACCGCACCCTGGGAGGAGAATCTGAGACTAAGGATTTCAAAAAG TTGTTCGAGGAGGTCTCCAGAGAAAACAGCCAGCTCCAATCTCAGCTGCAGGACACTCAGAGGATTATCAGTCAGACTAGGTTGGACCTGGAAAAGGCCACACAG AGACAGGAGCGCTTCACCGACTGCTCTGCCCTGCTGGATCTGGAGAGAAAG GTTCTGGTGGACCTGAGAGCAGATAACCAGCGTCTTAAAGATGAAAATGGAGCACTGATCCGTGTCATCAGCAAACTCTCCAAATAG
- the LOC109647448 gene encoding protein phosphatase 1 regulatory subunit 12A isoform X4, translating into MAATDHSRSEAAKQRRQDQLQRWLGSDTDRTGPEARETSSGSGTRRTKVRFAQGAVFMAACSAGDREEVAALLRQGADINHANIDGLTALHQACIDENAEMVQFLVESGSEVNRGDNEGWTPLHAAASCGFIQITKYLIEHGAHVGAVNSEGELPLDVATEDAMERLLKAEIKKQEIDVDKARKEEERIMLQDAMAVLAGGGTLTPHPNTKATALHVAAAKGYIEVLKVLLQCGVDVDSRDIDSWTPLHAATHWGQEEVCTLLADNMCDMGAVNNVGQTPLDVADEKLVDTLEELQKKQNALRSEKEKQTPVIETNSQISMVPVRARRTSISRMSSKDKICLHEREKHPPPALQSSPAEDEEEESQVGQVQPQSQAKASSSSSSEEESESESDAESEKAKNREIINNLNNKRNTTSLLPTSMSAGTATGQVKKEPSKPTTTEAPVSWRTSLRKAGSSVTLGTAGLSDSGPDPSRPPVSGLGMTRSASSPRLSSEADTKEPKLARVPPIPTRRLFSIPDNSPDNSNSWLSRSSSYTRRLHSQTGHDLTSSTPYLLHSSSYGKRLDDPTLTSASIGTSSSGLSRLNSVLAQRFPQEQTEKKDQSAVTTSNFSQSMTTGEQETKQRRKSYLTPVRDEEAEAQRKARSRHARQSRRSTQGVTLTDLQEAEKTMKTSQTNKTDNKGREKKEEEEKEKEAKAKKGEEGEVSWRSRIASLQKSDLLGLTQPAGTPRPQASDRRDVEANTGESETMRWARERRERRQARARRKAQRTGESDDNDPSGEEEFSGSGLDPQTDQHLSSRSVASSNDRTLGGESETKDFKKLFEEVSRENSQLQSQLQDTQRIISQTRLDLEKATQRQERFTDCSALLDLERKDRRMLERRMAELEEELKVLVDLRADNQRLKDENGALIRVISKLSK; encoded by the exons ATGGCGGCCACTGACCATTCCCGGTCCGAAGCTGCCAAACAGCGTCGGCAGGATCAGCTGCAGCGATGGCTGGGCTCGGACACGGATCGGACGGGCCCCGAGGCCCGGGAGACCTCGAGCGGCTCCGGGACGCGGCGCACGAAAGTCCGGTTCGCGCAGGGAGCCGTGTTTATGGCCGCCTGCTCCGCCGGAGACCGGGAGGAGGTGGCGGCGCTGCTCCGGCAGGGAGCCGACATCAACCACGCCAACATCGACGGGCTGACAGCTCTGCATCAG GCCTGCATTGATgaaaatgctgagatggtgcaGTTTCTGGTGGAGAGCGGGAGTGAAGTCAACAGAGGGGACAACGAGGGCTGGACTCCTCTGCACGCTGCAGCGTCCTGCGGCTTCATTCAGATCACCAA gTACCTGATAGAGCATGGCGCTCACGTCGGGGCGGTGAACAGTGAAGGAGAGCTTCCTCTGGACGTGGCCACAGAAGACGCCATGGAGAGACTTCTTAAAGCTGAAATCAAAAAACAAG AGATAGACGTGGACAAGGCccggaaagaagaggagaggatcaTGCTCCAGGACGCCATGGCAGTGCTGGCAGGAGGAGGTACTCTCACACCTCATCCTAACACCAAGGCGACCGCTCTGCACGTCGCTGCCGCCAAGGGCTACATCGAAGTCCTGAA GGTGCTGTTGCAGTGCGGGGTGGACGTGGACAGCAGGGACATTGACAGCTGGACACCCCTGCATGCAGCCACTCACTGGGGGCAGGAGGAGGTGTGCACCCTGCTCGCTGACAACATGTGTGATATGGGTGCCGTCAACAACGTg GGCCAAACACCTCTAGATGTTGCGGATGAGAAGCTCGTGGACACTCTGGAGGAGCTACAGAAGAAACAGAACGCC TTACgcagtgagaaagagaaacagactcCTGTTATTGAGACCAACTCACAAATCTCCATGGTACCAGTTCGTGCACGCAG GACTTCTATCTCTCGTATGAGCAGCAAGGACAAGATCTGCCTCCATGAGCGGGAGAAGCACCCACCCCCTGCCCTGCAGAGCAGCCcggctgaggatgaggaggaggaaagccAGGTGGGACAGGTTCAGCCTCAGAGCCAGGCCAaagcctccagcagctccagctccgaGGAGGAGAGCGAATCCGAGAGTGATGCTGAGTCGG aaaaagcaaaaaacagAGAGATCATAAACAACTTGAACAACAAACGCAACACCACCAGCCTGCTCCCTACCTCCATGTCAGCGGGCACTGCTACAGGCCAAGTGAAAAAG GAACCAAGCAAACCCACAACCACTGAGGCCCCGGTCTCCTGGAGAACGTCTCTGAGGAAGGCTGGCAGCTCGGTGACTCTAGGCACGGCCGGACTGTCTGACTCCGGCCCGGACCCCAGCAGACCTCCAGTGTCAGGCCTGGGCATGACCCGCTCTGCATCCAGCCCTCGCCTCAGCTCAGAGGCTGACACCAAG GAGCCAAAGCTCGCCAGGGTCCCGCCTATTCCTACGCGGAGACTCTTCAGCATTCCCGACAACAGCCCTGACAACTCCAACAG ttggCTAAGCCGTAGCTCCTCTTACACCCGACGCCTTCATAGTCAAACAGGACATGATCTCACTAGTTCCACCCCCTATTTGCTTCACAG CTCATCTTATggaaagagactggatgacccCACCTTGACCTCAGCGAGCATAGGAACAAGCTCCTCTGGACTCAGCCGTCTTAATAGTGTCTTGGCACAGAG ATTTCCTcaggaacagacagagaagaaggaTCAGTCTGCCGTCACCACCTCCAACTTCTCTCAGAGCATGACCACGGGCGAGCAGGAAACCAAGCAGAGGCGCAA ATCTTATCTGACACCTGTGCGGGATGAAGAAGCAGAGGCACAGAGGAAGGCTCGCTCCAGACACGCCCGCCAGTCCCGCCGTTCAACTCAG GGGGTGACGCTAACAGATCTGCAGGAAGCGGAGAAGACGATGAAAACCAGCCAAACCAACAAGACGGACaacaaagggagagaaaagaaggaggaggaagagaaagagaaggaagcaAAAGCAaagaagggagaggaaggg GAAGTGAGCTGGAGGTCTCGTATTGCCAGCCTGCAGAAGTCAGACCTGCTGGGCCTCACGCAACCCGCTGGCACTCCGCGGCCTCAGGCTTCTGACAGGAGAG ATGTGGAGGCCAACACAGGGGAGAGTGAGACTATGCGATGGGCCAGGGAGCGCAGGGAGAGGAGACAAGCTCGGGCCAGAAGGAAGGCCCAGAGGACCGGGGAG AGTGATGACAATGATCCAAGTGGAGAGGAAGAGTTCTCAGGCAGTGGGCTGGAtccacag ACAGACCAACACTTGAGTTCCAG GTCGGTTGCATCCAGTAATGACCGCACCCTGGGAGGAGAATCTGAGACTAAGGATTTCAAAAAG TTGTTCGAGGAGGTCTCCAGAGAAAACAGCCAGCTCCAATCTCAGCTGCAGGACACTCAGAGGATTATCAGTCAGACTAGGTTGGACCTGGAAAAGGCCACACAG AGACAGGAGCGCTTCACCGACTGCTCTGCCCTGCTGGATCTGGAGAGAAAG GACCGGAGGATGTTGGAGCGGCGAAtggcagagctggaggaggagttAAAG GTTCTGGTGGACCTGAGAGCAGATAACCAGCGTCTTAAAGATGAAAATGGAGCACTGATCCGTGTCATCAGCAAACTCTCCAAATAG